A genomic window from Nocardioides sp. BP30 includes:
- a CDS encoding chemotaxis protein CheW yields MSNAAATATVVDQYCTFWVAGHFFGVSVNEVQEVLRHQPMTPVPRANEAVRGLINLRGQIVTAVDLRVRLGLPPRPEGELPMNVIVRSRGEVVSLLVDDIGDVIDTAGLELETVPSTMPATVQDVVLGVRPMTDAILLVLDADRAVDIFAGAENTGGIHDRTTQEAGSGKHGSR; encoded by the coding sequence ATGAGCAACGCCGCCGCCACGGCGACAGTCGTGGATCAGTACTGCACGTTCTGGGTCGCCGGGCACTTCTTCGGAGTCTCGGTCAACGAGGTGCAGGAGGTTCTCCGGCACCAGCCGATGACACCGGTGCCGCGTGCCAACGAGGCCGTCCGCGGCCTGATCAACCTGCGCGGTCAGATCGTGACCGCCGTCGACCTCAGGGTCCGGCTGGGGCTCCCGCCCCGGCCGGAGGGCGAACTGCCCATGAACGTCATCGTGCGCAGTCGCGGGGAGGTCGTCAGCCTCCTCGTCGATGACATCGGCGACGTGATCGACACGGCCGGCCTCGAGTTGGAGACCGTGCCGTCAACCATGCCCGCGACGGTCCAGGACGTCGTGCTCGGCGTCCGGCCGATGACGGATGCGATCCTCCTGGTCCTCGACGCGGACCGGGCGGTGGACATCTTCGCGGGAGCAGAAAACACAGGGGGAATCCATGACCGCACTACTCAGGAAGCCGGGTCCGGAAAGCACGGCAGCCGGTAG
- a CDS encoding chemotaxis protein CheA, with protein sequence MDDDAEIIAEFLVESHENLDQLDRDLVELEQHPGSRELLSSIFRTIHTIKGTSGFLAFGRLERLTHVGETLLSKLRDGEYAMNDAIAEALLRMVDTVRALLDGIERVGNDKDPAVDVVPVQEAIELLLANGGQQSAPAEPVEAEEPAAVAEETAEATETVEAEETVEAASSAVEPVAVEPVAVEPVADEPVAVEPVAPPAPVVEPQPVAEQTEQPVAEPGEPWDGTERRSVADSSVRVDVELLDNLVQLVGELVLTRNQILQRTESQDDPELIRASQRLDLVASELQESVMKTRMQPIGQVWSKMPRIVRDLARQLGREVELSMDGHDTEMDRSVLEAVKDPLTHMVRNSMDHGIERPEERVAAGKSRAGKLTLRAFHESGQVVVEIADDGKGIDPDRIAAVALDRGVVSREQLARMDTKEIVNLIFRPGFSTAETITNVSGRGVGMDVVRSNIERIGGSVDLTSEVGKGSTFRIRIPLTLAIIPALIVGEGTERYAIPQANLVELVRIEGEDLDRQVEDLAGSPVLRLRGRLLPLVNLAEALGDTIEQRDHLTVVVVQADDVRFGLCVNEVHDTQEIVVKPIGRQLKGLAMYAGATIMGDGRVALILDVPGMAQEQGVGAVEQELLATRAAAVDEEERTALLVLEVADGRRAALPLAAVARLEEFPRDRVERTGGNEVVQYRDGLLPLVRLAPAIGLMDTSDRTEQVSVVVHELADRSVGIVIDRVLDVVETAVVLSEVGRRYGVTGSAVVQEHVTDLVDLEAVVARTGVSA encoded by the coding sequence ATGGACGACGATGCCGAGATCATTGCCGAGTTCCTCGTGGAGAGCCACGAGAACCTCGACCAACTCGATCGCGACTTGGTGGAGCTGGAGCAGCACCCGGGGAGCCGGGAGCTGCTGTCGAGCATCTTCCGCACGATCCACACCATCAAGGGGACCAGTGGGTTCCTGGCGTTCGGCCGGCTGGAACGGCTGACCCACGTCGGCGAGACGCTGCTCTCGAAGCTGCGTGACGGCGAGTACGCCATGAACGATGCGATCGCCGAGGCGTTGCTGCGGATGGTCGACACCGTCCGTGCGCTCCTCGACGGGATCGAGCGTGTCGGCAACGACAAGGACCCCGCCGTGGACGTGGTGCCGGTCCAGGAGGCGATCGAGCTGCTGCTGGCCAACGGCGGCCAGCAGTCCGCGCCCGCGGAGCCGGTCGAGGCCGAGGAGCCGGCCGCGGTGGCCGAGGAGACCGCCGAGGCCACGGAGACCGTCGAGGCCGAGGAGACCGTGGAGGCCGCGTCGTCGGCCGTGGAGCCGGTCGCCGTGGAGCCGGTCGCCGTGGAGCCGGTCGCCGATGAGCCGGTCGCCGTGGAGCCGGTCGCCCCGCCTGCGCCCGTTGTCGAACCTCAGCCCGTCGCCGAGCAGACCGAACAGCCGGTCGCCGAGCCGGGCGAGCCGTGGGACGGCACCGAGCGCCGCTCGGTCGCCGACTCCAGCGTCCGCGTCGATGTCGAGCTGCTGGACAACCTCGTCCAGCTCGTCGGCGAGCTGGTGCTGACCCGCAACCAGATCCTGCAGCGCACCGAGTCGCAGGACGACCCCGAGCTGATCCGGGCCAGCCAGCGGCTCGATCTGGTCGCCAGCGAGCTGCAGGAGTCGGTCATGAAGACCCGCATGCAGCCGATCGGCCAGGTCTGGTCCAAGATGCCGCGCATCGTCCGTGACCTGGCCCGTCAGCTCGGTCGCGAGGTCGAGCTGTCGATGGACGGCCACGACACCGAGATGGACCGCTCGGTCCTCGAGGCGGTCAAGGACCCGCTGACGCACATGGTGCGCAACTCCATGGACCACGGCATCGAGCGCCCCGAGGAGCGCGTCGCCGCCGGCAAGTCCCGCGCGGGCAAGCTGACCCTGCGCGCCTTCCACGAGTCCGGCCAGGTCGTCGTCGAGATCGCCGATGACGGCAAGGGGATCGACCCCGACCGGATCGCCGCGGTGGCTCTCGACCGCGGGGTGGTCTCCCGCGAGCAGCTCGCCCGGATGGACACCAAGGAGATCGTCAACCTGATCTTCCGGCCCGGCTTCTCCACGGCCGAGACCATCACCAACGTCTCCGGCCGCGGCGTGGGCATGGACGTGGTCCGCTCCAACATCGAGCGCATCGGCGGCTCGGTCGACCTCACCAGCGAGGTCGGCAAGGGTTCGACCTTCCGCATCCGGATCCCGCTGACGCTGGCGATCATCCCGGCCCTGATCGTGGGGGAGGGCACGGAGCGTTACGCGATCCCGCAGGCGAACCTGGTCGAGCTGGTCCGGATCGAGGGCGAGGACCTCGACCGGCAGGTCGAGGACCTGGCCGGATCGCCCGTGCTGCGCCTGCGCGGTCGGCTCTTGCCGCTGGTCAACCTCGCCGAGGCACTGGGCGACACCATCGAGCAGCGCGACCACCTCACCGTCGTCGTGGTGCAGGCCGACGACGTCCGCTTCGGGCTGTGCGTCAACGAGGTGCACGACACCCAGGAGATCGTGGTCAAGCCGATCGGCCGTCAGCTCAAGGGCCTGGCGATGTACGCCGGCGCGACCATCATGGGCGACGGTCGCGTCGCCCTGATCCTCGACGTCCCCGGGATGGCGCAGGAGCAGGGCGTCGGCGCCGTCGAGCAGGAGCTGTTGGCCACCCGTGCCGCAGCCGTGGACGAGGAGGAGCGCACGGCGCTGCTCGTGCTCGAGGTAGCGGACGGCCGCCGTGCCGCCCTCCCGCTGGCCGCCGTCGCCCGGCTCGAGGAGTTCCCCCGCGACCGGGTCGAGCGCACCGGAGGCAACGAGGTCGTGCAGTACCGCGACGGCCTGCTGCCGCTGGTCCGGCTCGCGCCCGCGATCGGGCTGATGGACACCTCGGACCGCACCGAGCAGGTCTCGGTCGTCGTCCACGAGCTGGCCGACCGCTCGGTGGGCATCGTCATCGACCGGGTCCTCGACGTCGTCGAGACGGCGGTCGTCCTCAGCGAGGTCGGGCGCCGGTACGGCGTCACGGGCTCCGCCGTCGTCCAGGAGCACGTCACCGACCTGGTGGACCTCGAGGCCGTGGTGGCCCGGACAGGAGTCAGCGCATGA
- the csrA gene encoding carbon storage regulator CsrA, which yields MLVLSRRVGESVVIGDEVTITVLEVRGDVVRVGIDAPRSVSVHRAELLQELADTNQESASPSQDAVASLAEALRKRR from the coding sequence ATGCTGGTGCTGAGTCGACGTGTGGGTGAGAGCGTCGTCATCGGCGACGAGGTGACCATCACCGTCCTGGAGGTGCGTGGCGACGTGGTGCGCGTGGGCATCGACGCGCCCCGGTCGGTGAGCGTGCACCGGGCGGAGCTCCTGCAGGAGCTCGCCGACACCAACCAGGAGTCGGCCTCGCCGAGCCAGGACGCTGTCGCGTCGCTGGCCGAGGCCCTGCGCAAGCGGCGCTGA
- the fliW gene encoding flagellar assembly protein FliW, producing MMLAVATYDEVRSFTDLPVIELVEPMPGFPEDRRFELSHVDESGVLGALRSLDHDGLQFLVVPAAPFYPDYEPVVSDETVAALGIADVADVLVLLVVHAGPDLASTTVNLRAPLLVDTRSNRAAQVILDDVDLAVAAPLLS from the coding sequence ATGATGCTGGCCGTGGCGACGTACGACGAGGTGCGGTCCTTCACCGACCTGCCGGTGATCGAGCTGGTCGAGCCGATGCCGGGATTCCCCGAGGACCGGCGCTTCGAGCTGAGTCATGTCGACGAGTCAGGCGTCCTGGGGGCGCTGCGCTCGCTGGACCACGACGGGCTGCAGTTCCTCGTCGTACCCGCGGCACCGTTCTACCCCGACTACGAGCCGGTGGTCTCCGATGAGACCGTCGCCGCGCTCGGCATCGCCGACGTCGCCGACGTCCTGGTGCTGCTCGTCGTTCATGCCGGACCGGATCTGGCCTCCACGACGGTGAACCTGCGGGCGCCGCTGCTGGTCGACACCCGGAGCAACCGGGCCGCTCAGGTCATCCTCGATGACGTCGACCTGGCGGTCGCGGCGCCACTGCTGAGCTGA
- a CDS encoding flagellin N-terminal helical domain-containing protein produces the protein MTQRMMTGRELSQLGQASTRMASAQEQMTTGKKLSRPSDGPADTTVALKARAGVDQQAQFTRNANDGQAWLQTIDSALQGANTQITRAYTLALQGANTATNGQTAENALADEIDQIKQGLLATANSQYLGRPVFGGTTAGGSAFAQVGVTDASGNPVLDADGNQVQQVQYVGDGGSVSRRVGADTVVRVDSDGQSVFGSTADGTSIFDALDKLSAALRSSDSDGIQAGIQAMQDARTRISGAAADEGARMNQITAASNVASDNTLALKTVQSNVEDIDIAEATINLETQTTAYNAALAAISKTSQQSLLDYLA, from the coding sequence GTGACCCAGCGGATGATGACCGGCCGCGAGCTGTCCCAGCTCGGCCAGGCCTCGACGCGGATGGCGTCGGCCCAGGAGCAGATGACCACGGGCAAGAAGCTCAGCCGGCCCTCCGACGGCCCGGCGGACACCACGGTGGCGCTCAAGGCACGCGCCGGCGTCGACCAGCAGGCCCAGTTCACCCGCAACGCCAACGACGGTCAGGCCTGGCTGCAGACGATCGACTCCGCGCTGCAGGGTGCCAACACCCAGATCACCCGGGCGTACACGCTCGCGCTCCAGGGCGCGAACACCGCCACCAACGGCCAGACGGCCGAGAACGCCCTCGCCGACGAGATCGACCAGATCAAGCAGGGGCTGCTGGCGACCGCCAACAGCCAGTACCTCGGTCGACCCGTCTTCGGCGGCACCACCGCCGGCGGCAGCGCGTTCGCACAGGTCGGCGTGACGGACGCGAGCGGCAACCCGGTGCTGGACGCCGACGGCAACCAGGTCCAGCAGGTCCAGTACGTCGGCGACGGTGGCTCGGTCAGCCGGCGCGTCGGCGCCGACACCGTCGTCAGGGTCGACTCCGACGGTCAGTCGGTCTTCGGCTCCACGGCCGACGGCACCAGCATCTTCGACGCCCTGGACAAGCTCTCCGCCGCGCTGCGCAGCTCGGACTCGGACGGCATCCAGGCGGGCATCCAGGCGATGCAGGACGCGCGGACCAGGATCAGCGGTGCCGCCGCCGACGAGGGCGCCCGGATGAACCAGATCACCGCCGCGAGCAACGTCGCCAGCGACAACACGCTGGCGCTCAAGACCGTGCAGTCCAACGTCGAGGACATCGACATCGCCGAGGCGACGATCAACCTGGAGACCCAGACGACCGCCTACAACGCCGCGCTGGCAGCGATCTCGAAGACGAGCCAGCAGAGCCTCCTGGACTACCTGGCATGA
- the flgK gene encoding flagellar hook-associated protein FlgK, with the protein MTGTFSSLNIAKTGLQYQQVNIDVADSNIANVSTDGYVRRRAVGAELGGTDSPTMYSSYTGHGDGVTTQSVQRLTDLLLAKRVRSENANLSSLTVQQNSLERLEAAVDEPSDQGVAKALSAFASAWQDAVTAPDGPAARQSVIAAGQTLAAAIKTQATAVDSEADEQGAAVAQNVTTINADLQQMAQLNHSIYLAQANGADVGALQDQRDQLALDLAQKFGAVSTADPATGQYNVTIGGATLVSGGNAGSIEVDQTQTDNSTTPPTTTTTTLPSSGTLVRNADGTAATLSVVVTPAGSTTPQTLQPGDAGGEIGGSLTLLNQTLSKYRTDLNKVASDLISVVNTQYAAGYDQNGNAASGEVFFTDAGSGDFAGSIAVDTTLAADPTKLAVSGKPTTDANGNATSGGNNNTDNADAIYQALIGKDPSGGPLIVGGKQLNVQSEYQTLVSGLGSTAAAINTQTANQTLLTNQVNDQLEQTAGVSLDEETISLMQAQRAYQASSRVLSVMDSILDTLINHTGA; encoded by the coding sequence ATGACCGGGACCTTCAGCAGCCTCAACATCGCCAAGACCGGCCTGCAGTACCAGCAGGTCAACATCGATGTGGCGGACAGCAACATCGCCAACGTCAGCACCGACGGCTACGTCCGCCGGCGCGCCGTCGGGGCAGAGCTCGGCGGCACCGACAGCCCCACGATGTACTCCAGCTACACCGGCCACGGCGATGGCGTCACCACCCAGAGCGTGCAGCGCCTCACCGACCTGCTGCTCGCCAAGCGTGTCCGCAGCGAGAACGCGAACCTGTCCTCGTTGACCGTCCAGCAGAACTCGCTCGAGCGCCTCGAGGCCGCTGTCGACGAGCCCAGTGACCAGGGGGTGGCCAAGGCGCTGTCCGCGTTCGCCTCCGCCTGGCAGGACGCGGTCACCGCACCGGACGGTCCGGCCGCCCGACAGTCGGTGATCGCCGCCGGGCAGACCCTTGCCGCCGCCATCAAGACCCAGGCCACGGCGGTCGACTCCGAGGCCGACGAGCAGGGCGCGGCGGTGGCGCAGAACGTCACCACCATCAACGCCGACCTGCAGCAGATGGCGCAGCTCAACCACAGCATCTACCTCGCCCAGGCCAACGGCGCCGACGTGGGCGCGCTGCAGGACCAGCGCGACCAGCTCGCCCTCGACCTCGCCCAGAAGTTCGGGGCGGTCAGCACCGCCGACCCCGCCACGGGCCAGTACAACGTCACGATCGGTGGTGCCACCCTCGTCTCGGGCGGCAACGCCGGCTCGATCGAGGTCGACCAGACCCAGACCGACAACTCGACCACGCCGCCCACCACCACCACGACCACGCTGCCCAGCAGCGGCACGCTGGTCCGCAACGCCGACGGCACGGCGGCCACGCTGTCGGTGGTCGTGACGCCGGCCGGGAGCACGACCCCGCAGACACTGCAGCCCGGCGATGCCGGAGGCGAGATCGGCGGGTCGCTGACGCTGCTCAACCAGACCCTCAGCAAGTACCGCACCGACCTCAACAAGGTCGCCTCGGACCTGATCTCGGTGGTCAACACGCAGTACGCCGCCGGCTACGACCAGAACGGCAACGCCGCCTCCGGCGAGGTGTTCTTCACCGATGCCGGCAGCGGCGACTTCGCCGGCTCGATCGCCGTCGACACCACACTGGCCGCGGATCCGACCAAGCTCGCCGTGTCCGGCAAGCCGACCACCGATGCCAACGGCAACGCGACGTCGGGCGGCAACAACAACACCGACAACGCGGACGCCATCTACCAGGCCCTGATCGGCAAGGACCCCAGTGGCGGCCCCCTGATCGTCGGCGGCAAGCAGCTGAACGTGCAGAGCGAGTACCAGACCCTGGTCTCCGGCCTCGGGTCCACGGCGGCGGCGATCAACACCCAGACCGCCAACCAGACCCTGCTGACCAACCAGGTCAACGACCAGCTCGAGCAGACGGCTGGCGTCAGTCTCGACGAGGAGACCATCAGCCTCATGCAGGCGCAGCGTGCCTACCAGGCCTCCAGCCGCGTCCTGTCGGTGATGGACTCGATCCTCGACACCCTCATCAACCACACCGGAGCCTGA
- a CDS encoding flagellar protein FlgN has translation MEKLSLILWRERELLERLAYKLELEQLVLASGRTRWLAHSTKEVEEVLEVLRETEVLRAIASDEVAEELGLAAAPTLAELAEAAPEPWRVILDDHRTALITATREITELSESNRGLITAGYRSARETLLALGGGSADSYSSTGTAVVDTPRRRLLDRSL, from the coding sequence GTGGAGAAGCTGTCGCTGATCCTCTGGCGTGAGCGCGAGCTGTTGGAGCGGCTGGCCTACAAGCTGGAGCTGGAGCAGCTCGTGCTGGCCAGCGGGCGGACGCGCTGGCTCGCCCACTCCACCAAGGAGGTGGAGGAGGTGCTCGAGGTCCTGCGCGAGACCGAGGTCCTGCGCGCCATCGCCTCCGACGAGGTGGCCGAGGAGCTCGGCCTCGCCGCCGCTCCCACCCTGGCCGAGCTCGCCGAGGCGGCGCCGGAGCCCTGGCGGGTGATCCTCGACGACCACCGGACGGCGCTCATCACCGCTACCCGCGAGATCACCGAGCTCTCCGAGTCCAACCGCGGCCTCATCACCGCCGGTTACCGATCGGCCCGCGAGACCCTGCTCGCCCTGGGCGGCGGCAGCGCCGACAGCTACTCCTCGACCGGTACCGCGGTGGTGGACACCCCGCGGCGACGCCTCCTGGATCGGAGCCTGTAA
- a CDS encoding sigma-70 family RNA polymerase sigma factor — MTEQAGDPRADELITSHMPLVGHIVRETMGRVPSHVSRDDLTSAGLTALVQAAQAYDAERGVPFERYAATRIRGAILDELRSVDWASRSVRRRARDLEETRTRLAGALGRTPTVAEVATASGLSVEEVTANDEDVSRAQVLSLQGSTTASLDELVPTRAPSPEQLLEHQERLTYLMEAITELPERLRTVVQDYFFAERPMADIAADLGVTDSRISQMRAEALVLLRDALNSALDPALVKPSSKPNGCASRRREAYFAAVAARHADGSRRAPATPALDAAG; from the coding sequence GTGACCGAGCAAGCAGGCGACCCCCGCGCCGACGAACTCATCACCAGCCACATGCCGCTGGTGGGACACATCGTCCGAGAGACGATGGGCCGGGTGCCATCCCACGTGAGCCGTGACGACCTGACCTCCGCAGGCCTCACCGCTCTTGTCCAGGCTGCGCAGGCGTACGACGCTGAGCGCGGCGTCCCCTTCGAGCGCTACGCGGCGACCCGCATCCGCGGTGCGATCCTCGACGAGCTGCGCAGCGTCGACTGGGCCTCGCGGTCGGTACGCCGCCGCGCTCGTGACCTCGAGGAGACCCGCACCCGCCTGGCGGGCGCTCTCGGCCGCACCCCCACCGTGGCCGAGGTCGCCACCGCCTCGGGGCTCAGCGTCGAGGAGGTGACCGCCAACGACGAGGACGTCTCCCGCGCCCAGGTGCTCTCCCTGCAGGGTTCGACGACCGCGTCGCTGGACGAGCTGGTCCCCACCCGCGCTCCCAGCCCGGAGCAGCTGCTGGAGCACCAGGAGCGGCTGACGTACCTCATGGAGGCGATCACCGAGCTTCCCGAGCGACTGCGCACCGTGGTTCAGGACTACTTCTTCGCCGAGCGGCCGATGGCCGACATCGCGGCCGACCTGGGCGTCACCGACTCCCGGATCTCGCAGATGCGCGCCGAGGCGTTGGTGCTGCTGCGCGACGCACTGAACAGTGCGCTCGACCCCGCGCTCGTCAAGCCGTCCAGCAAGCCGAACGGCTGCGCCTCGCGCCGCCGCGAGGCCTACTTCGCCGCCGTGGCCGCTCGCCACGCCGACGGCTCCCGGCGTGCGCCGGCGACGCCCGCACTCGACGCGGCCGGCTGA